A genomic region of Thermoleophilaceae bacterium contains the following coding sequences:
- a CDS encoding sialidase family protein — MRAHLPFSHTGAAIAAAATLALAAPAAANVPLTQVSSDPFTNSTSQHATEVEPDTFARGSTVVSAFQVGRFFDGGATDIGFARSTDGGSTWTHGSLPGLTATSGIPSSTGGPFERVSDASTAFDAKHGTWLVSSIPLVPGSLDVPTVFVSRSTTGGASWGDPASIPPPAVPTTKVDLDKNWTVCDNTPASPFYGHCYTEFDNFGQGDLEYMSTSTDGGQTWSVPASTAGNDKGLGGQPLVQPDGTVIVPFEALNGKMQAFRSTDGGVSWSRAVTISDIRFHDNAGGLRTSPLPTAEIDRSGTVYVAWEDCRFRKNCTANDIVFSTSSDGNAWGPVMRVPIDDVTSGVDHFIPGLAVDPAQSGGRVALTYYFYPDTTCSGGCQLDVGYISSPDGGAHWGAPTQLAGPMSLSDIAATSQGPMVGDYISTSFSGTKAVPVFAVGLPHNGPFNEAMYAPTTPLSVATSAKATRAATSSGVQGGGNGTGTAHHAIRRN, encoded by the coding sequence ATGAGAGCTCATCTGCCGTTTTCGCACACGGGCGCGGCGATTGCCGCCGCTGCAACGCTCGCCCTGGCGGCCCCCGCGGCCGCGAACGTGCCCCTCACCCAAGTCAGCAGCGATCCGTTCACAAACAGCACGAGTCAGCACGCCACGGAGGTGGAACCCGACACCTTCGCACGCGGTTCGACGGTCGTGTCTGCGTTCCAGGTGGGCCGCTTCTTCGACGGCGGCGCCACCGACATCGGCTTCGCGCGCTCGACCGATGGCGGGTCCACGTGGACACACGGCTCGCTGCCCGGCCTAACGGCAACTTCCGGGATCCCCAGCTCCACCGGCGGCCCGTTCGAGCGCGTGAGCGACGCTTCCACCGCGTTCGACGCGAAGCACGGCACCTGGCTCGTCTCGAGCATCCCGCTCGTGCCAGGCAGCCTCGACGTCCCGACCGTCTTCGTCAGCCGCTCCACCACCGGCGGCGCGAGCTGGGGTGATCCCGCGTCGATCCCGCCGCCCGCGGTGCCCACGACCAAGGTGGATCTCGACAAGAACTGGACCGTCTGCGACAACACGCCCGCCAGCCCGTTCTACGGCCATTGCTACACCGAGTTCGACAACTTCGGACAGGGCGACCTCGAGTACATGAGCACGTCGACCGACGGCGGGCAGACGTGGAGCGTGCCGGCGTCCACCGCTGGGAACGACAAGGGCCTCGGCGGCCAGCCGCTCGTGCAGCCGGACGGAACCGTGATCGTGCCCTTCGAGGCGCTCAACGGAAAGATGCAGGCGTTCCGCTCCACTGACGGCGGCGTTTCCTGGAGCCGGGCCGTGACGATCTCCGACATCCGCTTCCACGACAACGCCGGCGGCCTGCGCACGAGTCCGCTCCCGACCGCTGAGATCGACCGCTCGGGCACGGTCTACGTGGCGTGGGAGGACTGCCGCTTCCGGAAGAACTGCACGGCGAACGACATCGTGTTCAGCACGTCCTCGGACGGCAACGCATGGGGACCCGTGATGCGAGTTCCGATCGACGACGTGACGAGCGGCGTGGACCACTTCATCCCCGGCCTCGCCGTCGACCCGGCCCAGTCGGGCGGCCGCGTGGCGCTCACGTACTACTTCTATCCCGACACCACCTGCAGCGGCGGTTGCCAGCTGGACGTGGGCTACATCTCGTCGCCTGACGGCGGTGCGCATTGGGGCGCGCCGACCCAGCTGGCCGGGCCGATGAGCCTGAGTGACATCGCCGCGACCTCACAGGGTCCGATGGTGGGCGACTACATCTCCACGTCGTTCTCGGGCACAAAGGCGGTGCCCGTGTTCGCGGTCGGGCTGCCACACAACGGTCCGTTCAACGAGGCGATGTACGCGCCCACAACCCCGCTGAGCGTGGCGACGTCCGCGAAGGCGACCCGCGCGGCAACGAGCAGCGGTGTTCAGGGCGGCGGCAACGGAACAGGCACGGCGCACCACGCGATCCGAAGGAACTGA
- a CDS encoding glutamine synthetase family protein codes for MTDVSLGDLPAGAATPEGAAGEYVLLGLPDVNGQVRGKALRPAAFEAALRDGAVMTDLLLALDPTDTPITDYESFGIRSGAGDLVVRPDPSTLRELSWLPGWRICLATPVWPDGRPCELASREVLRGALEKMAELGYETRAALEYEVRLRDAEDQPLSSGISYSLGEIARFDAFVTRLGPALDALGVELSAVHTEAGPGLLELNIAARDGMRAADDAAFVKLAVKEVAGAMGLTASFLAKTVPGEEGSSGHVHLSCWRDGQSAFASDEALFESAIAGVLDHLAGASLMLNPTVNSYKRLVPGWFAPVNASWGIENRSAAVRAIRGDKPERWRIECRRPGADANPYLALAALVASAADGIRREAKPPPPVEGDASDREDLPPLPGSLESAIAAFSADADLRAVLGETFCDYYLVSRAWELKAWREAVSDWERERYGRAV; via the coding sequence GTGACCGACGTGAGCCTGGGCGACCTGCCGGCGGGCGCGGCCACTCCCGAGGGCGCGGCCGGCGAATACGTCCTGCTCGGGCTGCCGGACGTGAACGGGCAGGTGCGCGGCAAGGCGCTACGACCCGCCGCCTTCGAGGCGGCGCTTCGCGACGGCGCGGTGATGACCGACCTGCTGCTCGCCCTCGACCCCACGGACACCCCGATCACCGACTACGAGAGCTTCGGCATCCGCTCCGGCGCGGGTGACCTCGTGGTGCGGCCAGATCCCTCCACCCTGCGCGAGCTGTCGTGGCTGCCGGGCTGGCGCATCTGCCTCGCCACTCCCGTTTGGCCGGACGGCCGCCCGTGCGAGCTCGCCTCGCGCGAGGTGCTGCGCGGCGCTCTCGAGAAGATGGCCGAGCTCGGCTACGAGACCCGCGCCGCGCTCGAGTACGAGGTGCGGCTGCGCGACGCGGAGGACCAGCCGCTGTCGTCCGGCATCAGCTACAGCCTCGGCGAGATCGCGCGCTTCGACGCCTTCGTGACCCGTCTCGGTCCGGCGCTGGACGCGCTCGGCGTTGAGCTCTCCGCCGTGCACACCGAGGCCGGGCCCGGGCTCCTCGAGCTGAACATCGCAGCCCGCGACGGGATGCGGGCGGCGGACGACGCCGCGTTCGTGAAGCTCGCGGTGAAGGAGGTGGCGGGCGCGATGGGGCTGACCGCCAGCTTCCTCGCCAAGACGGTGCCCGGCGAGGAGGGCTCGAGCGGGCACGTGCACCTGTCGTGCTGGCGCGATGGGCAGAGCGCGTTCGCCTCGGATGAGGCGCTCTTCGAGTCGGCCATCGCGGGTGTGCTCGACCACCTGGCGGGAGCGTCCCTGATGCTGAACCCAACGGTGAACTCATACAAGCGGCTCGTGCCCGGCTGGTTCGCGCCCGTGAACGCGAGCTGGGGCATCGAGAACCGCTCGGCCGCCGTGCGCGCGATCCGGGGCGACAAGCCGGAGCGCTGGCGCATCGAGTGCCGCCGCCCCGGCGCGGACGCCAACCCGTACCTGGCGCTGGCCGCGCTGGTGGCCTCGGCCGCCGACGGCATCAGGCGCGAAGCCAAGCCGCCCCCGCCCGTGGAGGGCGACGCGTCCGACCGCGAGGACCTGCCGCCGCTGCCCGGCTCGCTCGAGAGCGCGATCGCGGCATTCAGCGCCGATGCCGACCTGCGCGCGGTGCTCGGCGAGACGTTCTGCGACTACTACCTCGTCTCGCGGGCGTGGGAGTTGAAGGCGTGGCGCGAGGCTGTGAGCGACTGGGAGAGGGAGCGCTACGGCCGTGCCGTCTGA
- a CDS encoding type 1 glutamine amidotransferase, with protein sequence MRALILQHEQPTPGGYVNQWLEERGIDQDVFRIDIDSREVDARDYDLIVSLGSEFAAFDDLPWIRREEVILREAMEHDVPVLGVCFGGQLLAKVLGGNAFRSDLSEIGWLPVRTHDESLVPHGPWFQWHFDSFTLPDGAKLIAESDVGPQAFIIGRSLGTQFHPEVTPEIMESWVRAYPHELEQEGVDPQGLLDETYERAADTRATAWRLFDAFLTRVAGHAKETVRGG encoded by the coding sequence GTGAGGGCGCTGATCCTGCAGCACGAGCAGCCCACTCCGGGCGGCTACGTGAACCAGTGGCTGGAGGAGCGCGGCATCGACCAGGACGTGTTCCGCATCGACATCGACAGTCGCGAGGTGGACGCGCGGGACTACGACCTGATCGTCTCGCTCGGCTCCGAGTTCGCCGCCTTCGACGACCTCCCGTGGATCAGGCGCGAGGAGGTGATCCTGCGCGAGGCGATGGAGCACGACGTGCCGGTGCTGGGCGTGTGCTTCGGAGGGCAGCTCCTGGCGAAGGTGCTGGGCGGCAACGCGTTCCGCTCCGACCTGTCCGAGATCGGCTGGCTGCCGGTGCGCACGCACGACGAGTCGCTCGTGCCGCACGGGCCGTGGTTCCAGTGGCACTTCGACAGCTTCACGCTGCCCGACGGCGCGAAGCTGATCGCGGAGAGCGACGTGGGCCCTCAGGCGTTCATCATCGGGCGCAGCCTCGGCACGCAGTTCCACCCGGAGGTCACGCCCGAGATCATGGAGTCGTGGGTGCGCGCGTACCCGCACGAGCTCGAGCAGGAGGGGGTGGACCCGCAGGGTCTGCTCGACGAGACGTACGAGCGGGCGGCGGATACGCGCGCGACCGCGTGGCGGCTCTTCGACGCCTTCCTCACGCGCGTGGCAGGCCACGCCAAGGAGACCGTGCGTGGCGGTTGA
- a CDS encoding FCD domain-containing protein gives MAVEIRRSRRRRHANGSGAELAQFEPIQQLRAHEYVAEQIRRHIALRLIRPGEALPSERELASMFGVGRPTIQHAMRLLEADQLVEARRGRSGGTFVREPAEDAGAMEELMARVLRQRKELEELLVYRRRFEPLVAAEAARVRRRADVTAMWRAIRAMKEAQTEPDYMRDDTTFHLAVAGATRNRFMEAAIEDIRLRLNDTMSLLPESDTWHRRISGEHEEIARAIEARDADAAEAAMDLHCANSEQSVHALLSAIRRRLAT, from the coding sequence GTGGCGGTTGAGATCCGCCGCTCTCGCAGGCGGCGTCACGCGAACGGCAGCGGTGCCGAGCTCGCGCAGTTCGAGCCGATCCAGCAGCTGCGGGCTCACGAGTACGTGGCGGAGCAGATCCGCCGCCACATCGCGCTGAGGCTGATCCGGCCCGGCGAGGCCCTGCCGTCCGAGCGCGAGCTGGCCTCGATGTTCGGAGTGGGCCGCCCCACGATCCAGCATGCCATGCGCCTGCTCGAGGCGGACCAGCTCGTGGAGGCTCGCCGCGGCCGCAGCGGCGGCACGTTCGTGCGTGAGCCCGCGGAGGACGCGGGCGCGATGGAGGAGCTGATGGCGCGCGTGCTGCGCCAGCGCAAGGAGCTCGAGGAATTGCTTGTGTACCGCCGAAGGTTCGAGCCGCTGGTGGCGGCCGAGGCCGCCCGGGTTCGCCGGCGGGCGGACGTGACCGCGATGTGGCGCGCGATCCGCGCGATGAAGGAGGCTCAGACGGAGCCCGACTACATGCGTGACGACACCACCTTCCACCTCGCCGTGGCGGGCGCCACGCGCAACCGCTTCATGGAGGCGGCCATCGAGGACATCCGGCTGCGGCTGAACGACACGATGAGCCTTCTCCCCGAGTCGGACACCTGGCACCGCCGCATCTCAGGAGAGCACGAGGAGATCGCGCGCGCGATCGAGGCGCGCGACGCGGATGCGGCCGAGGCCGCCATGGACCTGCACTGCGCAAACAGCGAGCAGAGCGTGCACGCCCTGCTCAGCGCGATCCGGAGGAGGCTCGCCACATGA
- a CDS encoding aminotransferase class III-fold pyridoxal phosphate-dependent enzyme, producing MITADRTNVFPRLLDLPYPNIERGEGVRLWTTDGFEVLDACSGGAMAVCLGHGNTEIVDAGLRQAEELAYIYNHHFTNEPQERLASRLIEIAAPEMARVRFSTGGSEANESALRLARQYHVDRGEEGRWRVITQAQAYHGALMGALALTGRRTLQRPYSEYLPGHMHVPPATWRFDPSGQAALDELDRVIEGAGPDSIAAFFCEPVSAAALPGYAPPELFWKGLAERREEHGFLVCFDEVVTGMGRTGSWFAGQPLPIEPDIVTGGKGLAAGYFPLSATFCTQEVYDALAGGSREFEHGHTWDGAPLSCATGLAVLEILVERGLVDRVRERGPSLRDEFGAALSGNDIVREVRGVGFLLGVELVDPRDGESFLPDELDAAALVDQTAFENGLLVTSTHSTPDGYTGDQTLLAPAFTATDAELGEMVERFAATIADVEKSVKERLS from the coding sequence ATGATCACCGCCGATCGGACCAACGTCTTCCCGCGCCTGCTCGACCTCCCGTATCCGAACATCGAGCGCGGCGAGGGAGTCCGCCTCTGGACCACGGACGGCTTCGAGGTGCTCGACGCCTGCTCGGGCGGCGCTATGGCCGTCTGTCTCGGGCACGGCAACACCGAGATCGTGGACGCCGGGCTGCGCCAGGCCGAAGAGCTCGCGTACATCTACAACCACCACTTCACGAACGAGCCGCAGGAGCGGCTCGCCTCGCGCCTGATCGAGATCGCGGCGCCGGAGATGGCGCGCGTGCGCTTCTCCACCGGTGGCTCGGAGGCCAACGAGTCGGCGCTCCGGCTGGCGCGTCAGTACCACGTGGACCGCGGTGAGGAAGGCCGGTGGCGCGTGATCACGCAGGCGCAGGCCTACCACGGCGCGCTGATGGGAGCGCTCGCGCTCACGGGCCGCCGCACCCTCCAGCGGCCCTACTCGGAGTATCTGCCCGGGCACATGCACGTGCCGCCCGCCACCTGGCGCTTCGATCCCAGCGGGCAGGCAGCGCTCGACGAGCTCGATCGCGTGATCGAGGGCGCCGGACCGGACTCCATCGCGGCGTTCTTCTGCGAGCCCGTGAGCGCGGCGGCGCTCCCCGGATACGCGCCGCCAGAGCTCTTCTGGAAAGGGCTGGCAGAGCGCCGCGAGGAGCACGGCTTCCTCGTCTGCTTCGACGAGGTGGTCACCGGCATGGGCCGCACCGGCTCCTGGTTCGCAGGCCAGCCGCTGCCGATCGAGCCGGACATCGTCACGGGCGGCAAGGGCCTTGCCGCCGGCTACTTCCCGCTATCGGCCACGTTCTGCACGCAGGAGGTGTACGACGCTCTGGCGGGCGGCTCGCGGGAGTTCGAGCACGGCCACACCTGGGACGGCGCGCCGCTGTCCTGCGCCACCGGGCTCGCGGTGCTCGAGATCCTCGTGGAGCGCGGGCTTGTGGATCGCGTGCGCGAGCGCGGGCCGTCTCTGCGCGACGAGTTCGGGGCCGCGCTGTCCGGGAACGACATCGTGCGCGAGGTGCGCGGCGTGGGCTTCCTGCTCGGAGTGGAGCTGGTGGATCCGCGCGACGGCGAGTCATTCCTGCCCGACGAGCTGGACGCCGCCGCGCTCGTGGATCAGACAGCGTTCGAGAACGGGCTGCTCGTCACCTCCACCCACTCCACACCCGATGGCTACACGGGCGACCAGACGCTGCTCGCGCCCGCCTTCACCGCGACGGACGCGGAGCTTGGCGAGATGGTGGAGCGCTTCGCCGCCACGATCGCCGACGTGGAGAAGAGCGTGAAGGAGCGGCTGTCGTGA
- a CDS encoding HAD-IIA family hydrolase — MTRREIRSWLMDMDGVLVREEHAIPGAADFIDALGTSGTPFLVLTNNSIYTRRDLAARLRASGLEVPEESIWTSALATAGFLQDQRPDGSAFVIGETGLTTALHQAGYTLTDRDPDYVVLGETRTYSFERITQAIRLVANGARFIATNPDPTGPSAQGPLPATGSVAALISHATGVAPYFVGKPNPLMMRSALNAIDAHSESTAMVGDRMDTDMVAGLEAGLETILVLTGVTSRENAERFPYRASRIVDSVADLVAELR; from the coding sequence ATGACCCGGCGCGAAATCCGCTCCTGGCTGATGGACATGGATGGTGTGCTGGTGCGCGAGGAGCACGCGATTCCTGGCGCCGCCGACTTCATCGACGCCCTGGGTACGAGCGGCACGCCGTTCCTCGTGCTTACGAACAACTCCATCTACACGCGGCGCGACCTAGCGGCGCGGCTGCGCGCTTCCGGGCTCGAGGTGCCGGAGGAGTCGATCTGGACCTCCGCCCTGGCCACCGCGGGCTTCCTTCAGGACCAGCGGCCCGATGGCAGCGCGTTCGTGATCGGCGAGACCGGCCTCACCACCGCGCTTCACCAAGCGGGCTACACGCTCACCGACCGCGATCCGGACTACGTGGTCCTCGGCGAGACGCGCACGTACAGCTTCGAGCGCATCACGCAGGCCATCCGGCTGGTGGCGAACGGTGCCCGCTTCATCGCCACCAATCCCGACCCCACCGGGCCCTCAGCGCAGGGGCCGCTGCCGGCCACCGGCTCGGTCGCCGCCCTGATCAGCCATGCCACCGGGGTGGCCCCCTATTTCGTCGGCAAGCCCAACCCGCTGATGATGCGCTCGGCGCTCAACGCGATCGACGCGCACTCGGAGTCGACCGCCATGGTTGGCGACCGCATGGACACGGACATGGTCGCCGGGCTCGAGGCCGGCCTCGAGACGATCCTCGTGCTCACCGGCGTCACCTCGCGCGAGAACGCGGAGCGCTTCCCTTACCGGGCGTCGCGGATCGTCGACTCGGTGGCCGACCTCGTAGCCGAGCTTCGCTGA
- a CDS encoding aminotransferase class III-fold pyridoxal phosphate-dependent enzyme, with translation MLPPEFDRAYPVVVKGEGSWLEDSDGRRYLDAMSGGSMAATLGHGRRDIAEAAAEQARKLAFVHNERLTNPAQEELARELVSVAPEGFTRVHFVTGGSEANEAALRLARSYHVERGEPSRWRVISPAQAYHGPTMATLALTGRPGLQGPLTPYLLEQPHIPPSTWRFDPTGQQALDALDRALEQVGPENVAAFFCEAISAAALPAYTPPKRFWEGLAERREKHGFLICFDEVVTGMGRTGEWFAADHLPLVPDIIATAKGLGAGYAAIGATLCRDHVYEAVANGSRRFTLGHTWDGAPLLCAVGVKVIDVLRSEGWVDRVRERGPRLRDELEAALSGIDMVREVRGHGFLLGVEFVDPRDRDSFLPRELKVAGRVDDACMQNGLITLSTQPTGDGMAGDQSLFAPPFTTPDEELAQMVERFAASVRQVADEVQRQLEVPAPAGAGQ, from the coding sequence GTGCTTCCGCCGGAATTCGACCGCGCCTACCCGGTGGTCGTCAAGGGCGAGGGATCCTGGCTAGAGGACTCCGACGGTCGCCGCTACCTCGACGCCATGAGCGGCGGCTCGATGGCCGCCACGCTCGGCCACGGCCGGCGCGACATCGCCGAGGCCGCCGCGGAGCAGGCGCGAAAGCTCGCGTTCGTCCACAACGAGCGGCTCACCAACCCTGCGCAGGAGGAGCTGGCGCGCGAGCTCGTGTCGGTGGCGCCTGAGGGTTTCACGCGCGTGCACTTCGTCACCGGCGGCTCCGAGGCGAACGAGGCCGCGCTGCGCCTGGCGCGCAGCTACCACGTGGAGCGCGGCGAGCCGAGCCGCTGGCGCGTGATCTCCCCGGCGCAGGCCTACCACGGGCCGACCATGGCCACGCTCGCGCTCACCGGCCGGCCCGGCCTTCAGGGCCCGCTCACGCCGTACCTGCTCGAGCAGCCGCACATCCCGCCCAGCACCTGGCGCTTCGACCCCACGGGTCAGCAGGCGCTCGACGCGCTCGACCGGGCGCTCGAGCAGGTGGGGCCGGAGAACGTGGCCGCGTTCTTCTGCGAGGCGATCAGCGCCGCCGCGCTGCCCGCCTACACGCCTCCCAAGCGCTTCTGGGAGGGGCTCGCTGAACGCCGCGAGAAGCACGGCTTCCTCATCTGCTTCGACGAGGTGGTCACGGGAATGGGCCGCACCGGCGAGTGGTTCGCGGCCGATCACCTGCCGCTCGTGCCGGACATCATCGCCACGGCGAAGGGCCTCGGCGCGGGTTACGCCGCCATCGGCGCAACGCTTTGCCGCGATCACGTGTACGAGGCGGTGGCGAACGGCTCGCGCCGCTTCACGCTCGGCCACACCTGGGACGGCGCGCCGCTCCTGTGCGCGGTGGGCGTGAAGGTGATCGACGTGCTGCGCAGCGAGGGTTGGGTGGACCGCGTGCGCGAGCGCGGGCCGCGCCTGCGCGACGAGCTGGAGGCGGCGCTCTCCGGCATCGACATGGTGCGCGAGGTGCGCGGGCACGGGTTCCTGCTCGGAGTGGAGTTCGTGGACCCGCGCGACCGCGATTCGTTCCTGCCGCGCGAGTTGAAGGTGGCGGGCCGTGTGGACGACGCGTGCATGCAGAACGGCCTGATCACGCTCTCCACGCAGCCCACCGGCGACGGCATGGCGGGCGACCAGAGCCTGTTCGCCCCGCCGTTCACCACCCCCGATGAGGAGCTCGCGCAGATGGTGGAGCGCTTCGCCGCATCCGTGCGCCAGGTGGCCGACGAGGTGCAGCGGCAGCTCGAGGTGCCGGCGCCGGCGGGGGCGGGCCAGTGA
- a CDS encoding ABC transporter ATP-binding protein, with protein MAHDGAVLVAHGVSRRYGEGDAAVDALRDVDVAIESGKLTAVMGPSGSGKSTLMHVLAGLDRPTAGTVEIDGTDITKLNDDALTRLRRDHIGFVFQFFNLLPMLDARENIELPLAIAGRQPEVAWFNQVIEQTHLGDRLTHRPSELSGGQQQRVAIARALMSRPTVLFADEPTGNLDSAASGEILELIRRSVDETGQTVVMVTHDPYAAAVADRILFLEDGRLVKELVGANADDIIGAMKELTAS; from the coding sequence ATGGCCCACGACGGCGCGGTACTCGTAGCCCACGGCGTCTCTCGCCGCTACGGCGAGGGCGACGCCGCCGTCGACGCGTTGCGCGACGTGGACGTGGCGATCGAGAGCGGCAAGCTCACCGCCGTGATGGGGCCGTCGGGCTCCGGCAAGTCGACCCTCATGCACGTACTCGCGGGACTCGACCGGCCCACGGCGGGCACGGTCGAGATCGACGGCACCGACATCACGAAGCTGAACGACGACGCGCTCACCAGGCTGCGCCGCGACCACATCGGCTTCGTGTTCCAGTTCTTCAATCTGCTTCCGATGCTCGATGCCCGCGAGAACATCGAGCTGCCGCTCGCGATCGCGGGCAGGCAGCCTGAGGTGGCCTGGTTCAACCAGGTGATCGAGCAGACCCACCTCGGCGACCGGCTCACGCACCGCCCCTCGGAGCTGTCCGGCGGCCAGCAGCAGCGCGTGGCGATCGCCCGCGCGCTCATGAGCAGGCCCACCGTCCTGTTCGCGGACGAGCCCACAGGAAACCTTGACTCTGCTGCGAGCGGTGAGATCCTCGAGCTGATCCGGCGTTCGGTGGACGAGACGGGACAGACGGTGGTGATGGTCACGCACGATCCGTACGCCGCCGCGGTGGCGGACCGGATCCTGTTCCTCGAGGACGGCCGGCTCGTGAAGGAGCTCGTGGGCGCGAACGCCGACGACATCATCGGCGCGATGAAGGAGCTGACCGCCTCGTGA
- a CDS encoding aldehyde dehydrogenase family protein, whose amino-acid sequence MATTTDTLRVLEPATEQVLAELPHATADDADAAIARAKAAFAAWRDVTPGDRATILRRIGNAIEEHAEELAVLESRNVGKPISDARGEVGMVAATFHYYSGAPERLMGETIPVAGGVDFTFREPLGVVGLITPWNFPIAIASWKIAPALAAGNTIVLKPAELTPLTALEVEKIALEAGLPEGVLNVVVGPGRVVGERMVEHPDVAKIAFTGSTAVGRRIGALASESIKRVTLELGGKSANVVFADADLEKAAASAPLAVFGNAGQDCCARSRILVERSALDRFMEALEEAVDSLRVGDPLDPDTEMGPLISADQREKVASYADGEAPVAIRGRAPDGPGFWFPPTVLCPVSNDDRAAREEIFGPVAAVIPFDTEEEAVRLANDTIYGLSGSIWTRNGARAMRMARAVESGALSINSNTSVRVTTPFGGFKQSGVGRELGPHALEAYTELKNVYMATD is encoded by the coding sequence ATGGCCACCACCACTGACACGTTGCGGGTGCTCGAGCCCGCCACCGAGCAGGTGCTCGCGGAGCTTCCTCACGCCACGGCAGATGACGCCGACGCGGCAATCGCGCGCGCCAAGGCGGCCTTCGCCGCGTGGCGCGACGTGACGCCGGGTGACCGCGCCACGATCCTGCGGCGCATCGGCAACGCCATCGAGGAGCACGCCGAGGAGCTCGCGGTGCTCGAGTCGCGCAACGTCGGCAAGCCGATCTCGGACGCACGCGGCGAGGTGGGGATGGTGGCGGCCACTTTCCATTACTACTCGGGCGCGCCCGAGCGGCTGATGGGCGAGACGATTCCCGTTGCGGGCGGCGTGGACTTCACCTTCCGCGAGCCGCTGGGCGTCGTGGGGCTGATCACGCCGTGGAACTTCCCGATCGCGATCGCCTCGTGGAAGATCGCCCCCGCGCTTGCGGCCGGCAACACGATCGTGCTGAAGCCCGCCGAGCTCACGCCGCTCACCGCGCTCGAGGTGGAGAAGATCGCGCTCGAGGCCGGGCTGCCCGAGGGCGTGCTGAACGTGGTCGTCGGGCCGGGTCGCGTGGTGGGTGAGCGGATGGTCGAGCACCCCGATGTGGCGAAGATCGCCTTCACCGGCTCCACGGCCGTGGGCCGGCGCATCGGCGCGCTCGCCTCAGAGTCGATCAAGCGCGTGACGCTCGAGCTGGGCGGCAAGTCCGCGAACGTCGTGTTCGCAGACGCTGACCTCGAGAAGGCCGCCGCGTCCGCGCCGCTCGCCGTGTTCGGCAACGCCGGCCAGGACTGCTGCGCGCGTTCGCGCATCCTCGTGGAGCGCTCGGCGCTCGACCGTTTCATGGAGGCACTCGAGGAGGCCGTGGACTCCCTGCGCGTTGGCGACCCGCTCGATCCCGACACTGAGATGGGACCGCTGATCTCCGCCGATCAGCGCGAGAAGGTCGCCTCCTACGCGGACGGGGAGGCACCGGTGGCGATCCGCGGTCGCGCGCCGGACGGGCCGGGCTTCTGGTTCCCGCCCACGGTTCTCTGCCCCGTGTCGAACGACGATCGCGCCGCCCGCGAGGAGATCTTCGGCCCGGTGGCGGCGGTGATCCCGTTCGACACCGAGGAGGAGGCGGTGCGACTCGCCAACGACACGATCTACGGGCTGTCCGGCTCGATCTGGACGCGGAACGGCGCGCGCGCGATGCGCATGGCGCGCGCGGTGGAGAGCGGGGCCCTGTCGATCAACTCCAACACGTCGGTGCGCGTGACCACCCCGTTCGGCGGGTTCAAGCAATCGGGCGTCGGGCGGGAGCTGGGACCGCACGCGCTCGAGGCCTACACCGAGCTCAAGAACGTCTATATGGCGACCGACTAG
- a CDS encoding NADP-dependent oxidoreductase, whose product MRAIQVTEFGGPEVLSLVEVPRPTPISTEVLVEVHAAGVNPVDWKTRRGSGVSGWAGSPPFGIGWDVAGVVVDSGYGVTTFAPGDRVFGMPWFPRVAGAYSEFVAAPSRQFARMPEGMAFEEAAALPLASLTAWQALVDTANVAAGTSVLVHGASGGVGHLAVQIAEARGASVIATGRAAPVQDVDREVDVVLDLVGGEETRATLGAIRDGGLLVAIATGSDDETKADADKRAIRVADLLVEPDGHALGEIAALVNEGRLKVRLARTFPLEEAARAHESLEAGGVHGKIVLRVK is encoded by the coding sequence GTGCGCGCCATACAGGTCACCGAGTTCGGCGGGCCTGAGGTCCTGTCGCTCGTCGAGGTGCCGCGGCCAACGCCGATCTCCACCGAGGTGCTCGTGGAGGTTCATGCCGCCGGCGTGAACCCGGTGGACTGGAAGACGCGGCGCGGGAGCGGCGTTTCCGGCTGGGCGGGCTCGCCGCCGTTCGGCATCGGCTGGGACGTGGCTGGGGTGGTGGTGGACAGCGGCTACGGCGTCACCACCTTCGCCCCCGGCGATCGGGTGTTCGGCATGCCGTGGTTCCCGCGCGTGGCGGGCGCGTATTCGGAGTTCGTGGCCGCGCCCTCGCGCCAGTTCGCCCGCATGCCCGAGGGCATGGCGTTCGAGGAGGCGGCGGCGCTGCCGCTTGCCTCACTCACCGCATGGCAGGCGCTGGTGGACACCGCGAACGTCGCAGCCGGCACCAGCGTGCTCGTGCACGGCGCGAGCGGCGGCGTGGGCCACCTGGCAGTGCAGATAGCCGAGGCGCGGGGCGCCAGCGTGATCGCCACCGGACGCGCCGCCCCGGTCCAGGACGTGGACCGTGAGGTGGACGTGGTGCTCGACCTGGTGGGCGGCGAGGAGACGCGTGCCACGCTCGGCGCGATCCGGGACGGCGGCCTGCTCGTGGCCATCGCGACCGGCTCCGACGACGAGACCAAGGCTGACGCGGACAAGCGCGCCATCCGCGTGGCGGACCTGCTCGTGGAGCCCGACGGCCACGCCCTCGGGGAGATCGCGGCGCTCGTGAACGAGGGGCGGCTGAAGGTGCGCCTCGCGCGGACTTTCCCGCTCGAAGAGGCCGCCCGCGCGCACGAGTCGCTCGAGGCAGGCGGCGTGCACGGGAAGATCGTCCTCCGCGTTAAGTGA